In Colletotrichum destructivum chromosome 1, complete sequence, the sequence CCTTTGCAGGTGCAGCGTGCAGATGCCACTCTGCCACAACGAATTACTCTTACGAAAAGAGTTTGCTGTCACTGCAAGAATCGCGAGCCAGTCAGTGCGCGCTCCTGGTGGTTCGGTGCTCAGTCTCAGGCGGCCGTGGCTGAGAAGTCAGAACAGCACCCTTCTGTCTGCCTTTGTCCGTCCTCGGCAGTTGGGGCCAACACCGTTAAAGGGGCGTTGCCGAGTGCTGTCATGGTGTACGAAGTAGGTGTGTCATGTGCTGCCGCTATGGTATGTCATGCATGTGCTGCTGTCGCGCGAGCTGGACTTGACAcaggagaaagaaagaaacaaatGGGTGGATGGACGGCCGAACGATGAAAGAAAACACCAAggctctctccctcttggAGCCGTTTCGTTTAATTGACCGGAACTGAAAACTAATTAGCAGCCGccgtccccctcccccgggaACCTCCTAGCAGTCAAGCGAGGTGCCTGTAGCTTTCACCATGCCCTGTGTGAGCAGCCCTTGCTGTCCAGTGACTCCAGTCGCACCAAGTGCGCCGTGCTCCGCTAGACAGTGCTTCTAGTGCTCCTACTTCGTGGTCCTTGACCAATAAGATGCGTCGAACGACAGGATACGtgccccctcgacgacctttTAACTCGAGGTACCTCACAACTAACTCGAATTACCTGCAGTACCCAGGTACATCATGTGCCTGTGCATGATGAGCATATCCTCAAAAAATTTACCCAGCTTCAACAAGTCTCCAACGAGGAAAAGGCCGTCTCTGCCTAGCTTGCTTGCATGCCTCTATGGACACGCTACGTACCATTGTGTGCAGTCCGTCCTGCTGCGGCTGCAACTGCAACTGCTACGGCCGTCTCGCGTGTGGTATTCcatcctctccttcttcctcccacCCCGTCAATCATTGGCTCTTGGACCTTCGTTCCTTACCTCGTCTTTCCCTCATCCTATTattcctcttcctcttgtgCTGCGAACCATAGATTCCGCGGTCTATTGGAAAACACCATCCGTGTCTTGGATTACGGCCAGGCACGTTGCACTCTGCCCGCTGTCTCTTAACTCTCTGACGACTAGACCTCCTTCTGCTTCCGTATCTTCCTCCCGTTGGTACGCTTGTTCtgcctctctccctctccctctttctcctgACCGCACCTCACGGACCTCCCTGCCGGCAAATCGCAAACCACCCCTCGACTCCCAGCCTCCCTCCCTGCTTCGCATTATTTGGAGCcgcctctgcttctgctcctgctcctgcttACGCAGCTCCTTCGTCCTTCACTGTAATGCTATCTTTATGAATTTGTCGTCCCCTACCTTTCTTGTAATGATCAATGATACACGACGATTCTGAAGTCGCCCCCCCACATATCCCAAGATACACTCACAACCCAATCCATCGAAATCACGCCGCCCTGTTTCCGCCTCCaacccgcccgcccgccgaTATCGATACTGGACCAGGGTCTTGTTTCTGGCCTTTCTCGGAACCCCTCGTGCGCCTGGGATCATCGACAAATCCGCATGGTGACGGTTGTTCATGTCATGTCGAGTTAGGGTTGTGTGAACTACAGTAGAATTGCTATGAGTGGGGATCAGCTGGCGTCCAGGCAAGATTTCAACCAACCCACCCCGTTCGCCTTGGTCTTCTGCCTCTCAACAAGCCGCAACATGGACACAGGtcgtctttcttctttcccgtCCGACTTGGCTAACCGTGATCCGTATTCGTAGCTTTGGAAACCCAAACGCTCAACCGCCTACCCCCAAACAGACTCCCATCTCTGCCGTTTTTCCGAGTCCCGTCTTCGAAACCCCCAAGCAACCACAAGGTCActttgacgacgccgccggctggACGCCTCGCTTTGCAGAGGAATACTCCGTCTTCAATACGACCCCCGGCAATCTTCGAGCTTCCCCGCGCCCCTTCCCCGACTTTTCCCATACCACGACATCGTATCCTTCTGAGGCCACGCTGAAGAGGCCCCTGTCCGCCGAGAGCCTTGCTGCACAGATAGCAACCCATGCCAACCACTTCTCGCCCAACCCGAACCTATCATTGCCGCCAGTTGCTCCCGCTCGACGacttccctcctctcccaaCCCCCCGAACGAACAAACCGAGTTTTCTGGTCGAGAGGACGCCGTGGTGAGCCCCGAGCCCGTGTCGCAGGACAGGCCGCCCGAAGAGCCCAAGGGCAGGGAGGGCGCTGCGGACCCCAACGGGCAAACCGctactcctcctccctcttcccacAAAGGTGGCCGGAAACTGGCTCAGAGGCTTCACGCCGCCAATATGCAAAATGATCACGGCTACGGCCAGCCTGATTTTTCCGGAACCCCACACCATCCCAACTTGGCGGCCGCCTTTGTGAACGGCACCGACATGTTCGGCTTTCCCATGTCTGCGCCAGCCAACGCTTCCGCAAGTTTCTGGGACCCCAGTGCGGATATGTCGGGGATGGATATCGATTTTTCCTTCGGTCCCAATGTGTTCCAGACATCGGGCCACCGTCACATGCCTTCATTCGACGCCTCGCAAATGTTTCAGGAGGCGAGCGCCTTGCCACCCTCGAATGGTCAGGAGACTTCTCAGCCTATCAAGCGCACTCGTCCTTTGGCTCCCAAGCCTGCCGTGCATCATGTCCCGTCCAGCTCCACAGATATCTCCATGGCATCAGTCTCTTTCGTGGATGACCCTTTTGGCATCGTGAGCCCGGGCGGAGTCAATCCGGGTCTGCTGTTCGGCCGGCCTTCATCGTCCGGCATGGCTTCTGGCATCCCCGTCCAGCAGGGCTCGGCACAGTTCgccctggctgctgctgcggaaTACCAGTCCAGAGCACCAATGCACAGCGACGTCCGTCGCTCTCTCAGTACGAAGGAGTTGGGATCTGAGAATAGAACAGGCGGCAATGCATATGTGAACCCATCTGCCAAGCCAAACGGACGGCCCAGCGGGCTCCAGCGGAGCATCAGTGAGAACCGAGGGCGCCGCGGATTGGCAAAGGCTACATTGCCAAAACTTGCTCCAGCAATTCAACCGAGACCGCAGGTCACTAATGGACCAGCAGTCGGCTCAAGCCGCCCACCAAGCCGCCCCTCTGGCAGGATATCGCCTctgaagcagcagcaacaatCCCGCCTTTCTAGCTTGACGTCGATacccgaggccgtcacccCGCGCATGCGGACCGCGGTCAAGTTCACCATCGACTCGAAAGGAAGAGCAAGGGCTGAGACCACAGTGGTGACGGATGACTCAAGGTCGGACAGCCCACATCGAAAACCAGCGGTGGCCCGGGAGATGCCACGCAGAGAAAGGAGTTGGGAAtcagatgacgacgacgaatcTTCGACGGATGACGAGCCAATTATCATTCCCAGCCGGAATGCCTCGTTTGCGCTACCCGATCCCCGAAGAACATCATCGGCCTCGGTTTTTCAGTCGTCCAGGAGAAGTGTCAGCGAACACAGCTCGAGCAGCTTCGGGGCGACAACCTCACAGCACGACCAAAATGAGAGTGAAGCCGAGACGGTAATGAACGAGGGGCAAGCAAAGGGTGGCGACGCGGCAAGCGAGCTCCGGAAGCTGGTTGAGAACCGAAATAAACGAGCGCCCTTGGCACTTCCTAGCCAACGATCCCAACGATTTGCGTCGGGTAGCTTCCAGGACCCCCACGGTGGCCTgatgtcgccgacggcattCACCGAGGTCAGCCTGCCGTCTCCAACAAAAGCGACTTACAACGTTCGGTGTGTTTGCAGAAACGGTGCAGACAAACAAGGAGAATACATGGTCCAATGGTACGTTACCCAGTTCATTCCCACTAATTGGGCTGTTTTTCTATCCTGCATCAAAACTAACAGTCAGCCAGCGAGTCTTGCGAAATGTGGCTTCATGGTTCGTGTATCAACATTTCCAGGCGGACACTTCCAACTGTATATATCTGTGCATTCTGTTCCAACACCCCCCACATGCGAGGCGGTCGGCTCCGCAGCACTGGTCCGACGCTGGGGTCGTCAGGGGCAAGTCCCTTGACTCGCAAGTCATTCCGATGAACTGCGACCGCAGTCGAGCAGAACGAGATGAACGGGATCCGAAACATGAACGTCGGTCGGTAGGCGAGGGGAACAGAAAAGCCTAGAGAAAGAACGGGGCAATCCGCCATCAAGTCATCTTGGATATTGATGAGTATATATGACACCCGAGTACACACTTGCGGCATAATGAATAACAAAATGAGATGATGCTGAGAATTCACCCTCCGTCCCTGAGTGTGTGAGAGCAAAGTGACGAGGTGCAGAAGGTGACAGCCGGTGAACCGAGAACAGCAATTCCCATGATTGGAGGCTGGAAGACGAACCGCACGACCGCCATAATCGGCAGTTTGACTTGTCTCGCTCGGCGTGAATCCGCCCGACGTGAGGATCGTGGTCGGATGAGGCGACCGGAAGAGGACGAATTTGTGGAAACCGGGACgaaccggcgccgacggaaGCCGAGCGAAGCCCCGAAGCTTTGCTTTGTGGGGGAATTTGAGGCTGCGGGGCGTACTACGTACCTACCTTCctacttaggtacctaggtaggtaggtaggtaggctgAGCTCACAGGGCTACAGCTCCCCGAGCCTCCGACCTCGGAAGGCGGGGTTGAGGCCGTGGCCTATACTTTTTCAATCTTGTGCGGGATGCGGGGCAACAGCTCATGTGTTTACGAGGAGCCGTTTGCGGTGTGCACTTTCTCTCCTCTTTAAACTTCTCTTTCCGAATCAATTGCACAGATACCCCTTTTTTTGCTTTCACGCTTCCCACGAACTTCCCAATCTCTCTGAAACCCGTAAAAAATCAACATGGCGACGCACAACATTGTGGTGTTTGCTGGCGACCACTGCGGTCCTGAGGTGAGCTCGATGGACGACCCGCTGGAGAACGGACTTGGCTTCGGCAGATGCGAATTGAGTAATGAGGATAAACAAAAGCTAACGAAACCATGTTATAGGTCGTCGCTGAGGCTGTCAAGGTGTGCCGACGGATTCACTCGCCATGCATCGTGAATGAGACTGACCAGTTCCGCGTCTTTCGTAGATCCTCAAGACGATCGAGGCCAACAGCCCCTCGGCCGGCAAGTTCAACCTGCAGGagcacctcctcggcggtgtAAGTTTCATTTGAACCCTACCCCGCCCATGGGAATGCTGGCTCGATTGAAGGACCGCACACTAACGAAACCACGCCGAACCAGGCCTCCATCGACGCTACTGGCTCCCCGCTCaccgacgaggccctcgccgccgccaacggagccgatgccgtcctcctcggcgccatcggcggccCGAAATGGGGCACTGGCGCCGTCCGCCCGGAACAGGGACTCCTGAAGCTTCGCAAGGAGATGGGCACCTACGGTAACCTCCGCCCCTGCAGCTTCGCCtccgaggccctcgtcgacttctctcccctcaaggccgaggtcTGCCGCGGTACCGACATGGTCATCGTCCGCGAGCTGACGGGCGGAATCTACTTTGGCGAGCGTAAGGAGGACACGGGCGACGGCAAGGCGTGGGACACCGAGCCCTACTCGCgcgaggaggtcgagcgCATCGGCCGCCTAGCCGGCTTCCTCGCCATTGCCCGCGGCGAGAAGACGGTGTGGAGCTTGGACAAGGCCAACGTGCTGGCGACGAGCCGCCTGTGGCGCAAGGTCATCACAGAGCTGTTTGAGCGCGAGTTCCCCCAGCTTAAGATTGAGCACCAGCTCATCGACTCGGCCGCCATGCTGCTCGTCAAGAGCCCCCGCGccctcaacggcgtcgtcgtcacgagCAACCTGTTTGGCGACATCATCTCTGATGAGGCGAGCGTCATTCCCGGTAGCATCGGCCTGCTGCCCAGTGCCAGCCTGAGCGGCATCCCcgacggcaagggcaagTGCAACGGCATCTACGAGCCCATCCACGGTACGTCCGCCTCCCCTTACACGTGTAGTGAGAAAGATTGATGCATGTGACGCTGACGAACGAAAAGGCTCCGCCCCCGACATCTCCGGCAAGGGCATCGTCAATCCCATCGGCACCATCCTCTCCGTCGCTATGATGCTGCGCTACTCCCTCAACCTGCCCAAGGAGGCCcaggcggtcgaggacgcTGTCAAGGCTGTCATCGACAATGGCGTGAGGACAAAGGACCTTGGTGGCAGCGCCGGCACTAAggaggtcggcgacgccaTCGTTGCAGAGCTGGCCAAGGCCCTGAAGGCATGAGCTGCGTTGCCCGACTGGTTGTGGTGAGTGTCAAGTTCTGCAAGAGCGGAATCCGTGCCCGGCATGTAAAATCAAAGATAAGAAAAGGGAACGAGGAAGTGAAAAAGAAGGgtgggaaagaaaaaaaacaggGGACTAGCTTAGGTGCGTGGAGGTTTTGTATAGCTCGCTGGATATTGGTGCGAGTTGACCGAGGTAGAGAGAACAAAAGACCCGGTTGAATCATTTGCGTGATTATTGCTTTAGCGGCGAGTCTCCTTGATTCATTACATATCGCGACTGGGCTAAAGTCCTGCGACACAACAGTTGGCTCCAGCTTGCCTCGGCGATGTGTGTGTCTCTTGGGCCACCacgctgttgttgttgttgttgttgttgttgttgttgttagcGGTCGCGCCGTGGAAGGGCATGCCGGCCGGCCGGAACCCCTGGGTCAAATGCTTATTCCGGAACCGGCATCCTTTCTTGTGTCTTTTAATCACCTTGAGTTTCTGCAACGGCTCACAAGCGAGTCCTTTCGACTATTGTCCCAAGAAAAAGTATTGAGCGACTGCCTGGTAGGGAAGCtctacccccccccctgctccTATCATGAGAATAGTCAGCTTCTATTACATCCGTGCCTGTTGCGAGTTGACTGTTGACCGCACACCGGGTGGCGCTACCAAAGGCGTCAGAAACCAGAGATT encodes:
- a CDS encoding Putative Zinc finger, PHD-type, Zinc finger, FYVE/PHD-type, Zinc finger, RING/FYVE/PHD-type codes for the protein MSGDQLASSFGNPNAQPPTPKQTPISAVFPSPVFETPKQPQGHFDDAAGWTPRFAEEYSVFNTTPGNLRASPRPFPDFSHTTTSYPSEATLKRPLSAESLAAQIATHANHFSPNPNLSLPPVAPARRLPSSPNPPNEQTEFSGREDAVVSPEPVSQDRPPEEPKGREGAADPNGQTATPPPSSHKGGRKLAQRLHAANMQNDHGYGQPDFSGTPHHPNLAAAFVNGTDMFGFPMSAPANASASFWDPSADMSGMDIDFSFGPNVFQTSGHRHMPSFDASQMFQEASALPPSNGQETSQPIKRTRPLAPKPAVHHVPSSSTDISMASVSFVDDPFGIVSPGGVNPGLLFGRPSSSGMASGIPVQQGSAQFALAAAAEYQSRAPMHSDVRRSLSTKELGSENRTGGNAYVNPSAKPNGRPSGLQRSISENRGRRGLAKATLPKLAPAIQPRPQVTNGPAVGSSRPPSRPSGRISPLKQQQQSRLSSLTSIPEAVTPRMRTAVKFTIDSKGRARAETTVVTDDSRSDSPHRKPAVAREMPRRERSWESDDDDESSTDDEPIIIPSRNASFALPDPRRTSSASVFQSSRRSVSEHSSSSFGATTSQHDQNESEAETVMNEGQAKGGDAASELRKLVENRNKRAPLALPSQRSQRFASGSFQDPHGGLMSPTAFTEVSLPSPTKATYNVRCVCRNGADKQGEYMVQCESCEMWLHGSCINISRRTLPTVYICAFCSNTPHMRGGRLRSTGPTLGSSGASPLTRKSFR
- a CDS encoding Putative isopropylmalate dehydrogenase, translated to MATHNIVVFAGDHCGPEVVAEAVKILKTIEANSPSAGKFNLQEHLLGGASIDATGSPLTDEALAAANGADAVLLGAIGGPKWGTGAVRPEQGLLKLRKEMGTYGNLRPCSFASEALVDFSPLKAEVCRGTDMVIVRELTGGIYFGERKEDTGDGKAWDTEPYSREEVERIGRLAGFLAIARGEKTVWSLDKANVLATSRLWRKVITELFEREFPQLKIEHQLIDSAAMLLVKSPRALNGVVVTSNLFGDIISDEASVIPGSIGLLPSASLSGIPDGKGKCNGIYEPIHGSAPDISGKGIVNPIGTILSVAMMLRYSLNLPKEAQAVEDAVKAVIDNGVRTKDLGGSAGTKEVGDAIVAELAKALKA